The following nucleotide sequence is from Aspergillus nidulans FGSC A4 chromosome I.
CAAGGCACAGATCCTACTCAGATCAAGTGTACATAGCCCTGGACCTCGCAAAGCAAATGTCCCGAAGGAAATTAGCCGTCCCAGCAAATGGTAGGTGGTGTAGCGTCATATTATGACAGGAAATGCCCCTCCGCGCCCGGAAGAATTCACCTCTCGGTTCCCCGCGGTCTTCACCTCCACATGTCCTTAAACCCAAGGGCTCGCCCTTAATAAATTCTCTCCTCTCAATTAGTCACTCCTCTTCCCCTACTGTATCTTGATGTTAATTCAATAATCAATATCCTGTTAAAAATGGTTGAAAGCGTCCTCGACGATATCTCCCACCGGAGATATAATCCTCTTCGTGGAGCCTATGTTCTGGTCTCTCCCCACCGTACTAAACGTCCCTGGCAGTAGGTGATGACCTCCCTTTTATCTCATTCAAACGCTTGTCACTTGAATTCAGCGGACTGCGAGATGAACCATGTATACTGTAGCCTAACCTGGCGACAGAGGCGCCCAAGAAACACCCTCCAAGACAACCCTGCCTGACTATGACGCTACCTGCTACCTTTGCCCTGGTAACAAGCGCGCACAGGGAGACCACAACCCCAAATACGAAAAGACTTTTATCTTCGTCAATGACTACAGCGCGGTCAAGGAGGAACAAGCGCCCTACCACCCAGAAGCCGGAACCGGTACGTCATAGCGAGACAATACCCTGCATCTTCATGACATCCATTAACTGCCATTCAGAGACCGAATCATTCTTTCTGCGCGCCGACCCGGTCACCGGAAAATGCTACGTgctcaccttctccgccgcccACAACCTAACCCTAGCGGACCTCTCACCGGTCGAGATCGTCCCCGTCATCAACGCCTGGACAGACGTCTACATCGCGCATTTGTCCCCAAGCAGCCcccttgccgccgccgcctccaaaCTCACCATTTCCTCTGGCTCTCCTGCAGCAAGCCTCGCCAAACCAAATGAACAGTACCGATACATGCAGATCTTCGAGAACAAGGGCGCGGCAATGGGCTGCTCGAACCCGCACCCGCACGGCCAGATCTGGACAACCAGTTCTCTCCCTGAAGAGCTCGCTGCCGAACTGGAACAGATGAAGAAGTATCGCCGCGAACATAATGGGGGACACATGCTGGCCGACTATGCCGCGCtcgagagcaagaagcagGAACGCGTAGTCTTTGAGAACGATGCATTCCTGGTCGTTTGTCCCTGGTGGGCTATCTGGCCGTTTGAGACTATGATCATTAGCAAGACGCACAAGCGTGCTCTTGTTGATCTCGATGACAATGAAAAGGCGCAGCTTGCGGAGGCGATTGCTGAAGTTACTAGGCGGTACGATAACCTCTTTGAGACACATTTCCCGTACAGTATGGGGATTCACCAAGCTCCCTTGGAGGGgtctgaggaggagattgaggcgtcatatctgcatctgcatttCTATCCGCCATTATTGAGGAGTGCAACGGTGAGAAAGTTCTTGGTTGGGTAAGTTCTTCGAAACCATTCGCAATTTTGTGAGCGGGTGTTGACAGGGCATAGTTATGAGTTGATGGCTGAGCCTCAGCGCGATATCACCCCCGAGCAGGCGGCCGCAAGGTTACGGGGTTGTGGGGGTGAGTTATATCGGAAGAAGTTGGATTCCTAGAGGACATCCCATGTAGACGTGTAAGTAGTAGTATGTAACGATGCGATAtaaaaaatatataaaaaaagagGTGGATGACGCGCATGAGTAGTCATCTCAAAAAAATGGCAGGTCTACAATGGTCATAATATTTAAGAAACGGAAGACAGGTTGAGGCAAGCAAGGTCGAAAGAGAGGGAGCAAGGAAAATGATGGGATTCGTCAAGAGACCCGATCAGTCGTCCGGAGTCACATAATATTTCTTTCGATTTCTAAATATGAAATCCTATTTCATTTTCCATTGCCCAATATCATATGCTTTCCGCCCGCCGGAATAGCAGCGTGCAATGCAGAACCCAGAGCCGAACAAGGAAATCGCAAAATTAGAAGACAAGAGCAGCacccttggtcttcttgtcACCACTGTACGGACAAGCATGTTAGCTTGAAACACCTTAAGGATCGTTTGTATGGATGTGAGAGCGTACCCCAACTCGAAGTGCTTGCAGCGCTTCAGAGCgagctgcttcttggtcttgcACTGAGTGCACTCGAGACGCAGGACGACCTTCTTGGTGgtcttggccttcttgtgGAAGACGGGCTTGGTCTGACCACCGTAACCGCTCTGCTTCCGGTCGTAACGACGCTTACCCTGGGCGAATAGGGAGGCCTGGAGAGTCGCATCCATATCAGTATTCGTTCAGTGCGTGTCGGAGGGATGCGGTGGTCTTCACCTTTCCAGCCTTGTACTGGGTGACCTTGTGCTGGGTGTGCTTGTGGCACTCCTTGCCCTTGCAGTACGTCTTGCGGGTCTTGGGAACGTTGACCTATTGCACGGGAATTGGTCAGCTTTAGTGCATGCAATTCAACTGAAGAGATATAATCCGATTAGAGTTTGTGCTCAGTCGTGCAGCGTGTCCCTGGTCGTTGAAGAAATGTTGAATCGATTTCGAGATTCAAAGTATAGGCGATAGCGCCACAATATCGCCGTCGTGTATTGCAATTTGAGGCCAATCTTATTCGCACGCTGTATTCGAGACATTCAAAAGTCCGTCGTCATAcgccttctctttccttgCCCGTCATTTTCCAGAGCGTCACTCCGCATGACCCTGCATCTCGGTTTGACGAGGCCTTATATTACAAGTCAATCGTCATTTTGAGACTGTTTCCCGTCGTTTCCCTCGTCGCCGCAGTCGTCATGGCCGCACATCGAAATAGTTCCGCACAGACTGATATTCTCGAAACGATTTTTCTCCATAATCCAGGGACCGACAACGCActcaaaagaaaatatcGCGTCTTACCATTTTGACTGATTTTGCCGGCTCGCGGGTTGCTGGTCGTTAGTGGTCTCTTGTCGGGAGATCAAGTCGGGTCAGGCTTGGTTGTGGGATTTCGTTTCGCTTAGAACGGCCCTATCGGCGTGTGGACAATCTAACCCTTTCCGGTCCGGCCAAGACATAGCCGCCAGCGAATCTAACCAGCTCCACGGTTGTGCCTCAGGCGCTTTAACATCATTTTGATCACTGTCCTTGTGAGCCTGTGTACTCTTACCTATGTTTACCATCTAAATCTTTCCGAAATACTGAACTCATTGTAACCCCAAGCATCCTCCAACAAGCACTTTGTCGCCACCCCCATACCACGATGTCCCCTTATTAAATTCCAAACCCTGCTCCTGCCCAACAACCCATTCCCCCTTCGCTCGCGTACTCCCTTCTCCACCTTCTTGGGGCCAGTACTCCTTCCTCAGAATTGCATTGATTCTCTCTATCCTCTGGACTAATTCAGCTACACTGTTCCTGTCCACTTTCCGACCATCCAGCAAAAATCCATCTTGGGTCACGAATCGCGCGATCGTAATATGCGCTGAAGGCACAATATACCTGGCCGCCAGTCCAACTCCAGACTCAAGGACCGTGGCTGCCAGGTCTCGCCGTAAATGATGGTAGGTATACgcatcttcaggctgctGTTTGTCTGCGGCTGTGGCCTCGCTAGTGACAGGTACGAAACTCAGTGCCATTGCCGAGGCGTCGTAACTAATAATTGGCTTGATGAGGCGCACGCAGTAATTGTTGTCGTATGCATAGTTGACGAGCTTAAGAGCGGTGCCGTCTTGTAACAGCCGTCCAGCTAGAGCGTCAACCTCTTCTTGAGTGCGAGAATTGACTATCTCCAGCAATGTAATATGCAGCGACTCAGGAGGTGTGAACCAGATTGCTAGTCGGTGTGAGCAGACCTCATTCAAATTCAAATGGAGAACCTGGGTTGGTACGAACAAGGTGCTATATCATGGATCTCCTGCTGAATCTCAGCGACAAGCTCTTTAATATGTTTTGGTGGCCGAGCGTAGAGATTCAAGTTGTGACGATGGTCAGCGAAGTTTACTGGTGCTTTCGTCGATGCCGGGTCCGGTGCTGGTACTGCGTCTTCATTCTGAGCCTTCGACTGCGCGACAAGTTTGCGTAAGATCTCGTCGACTTGCCAGCCAGGGAAATCTTCATGGAGGAGTTTTTCTTTGAACTGGGCGTTTCTGTTTGTCCGGTGCGTTTCGTATCGGGCTTGGATCATATTCTATATTGGTGTTAGCATGTTCATTTGCTAGTTGTGAGGACGATGCTACAGGGTCATTCTGGCAGTCGAGAAGGAGCTGGGTGAAGGGATTTGTTGCTTGCTGAGACACGACGGAAGAAGCAGTTGCCATTGCTGAGAAACGGACGCACATAAGACCGGTCTTTTTGACAGAATCGCCTGTGGTCTGGGGAAGTGGGTTATATATAGCGGTAAAGAGCGTGGGCTACTGCAGGTCAAGGTATATTCCTTTTCCGTGCACTGTGATACAGGTCAAGAACATCTTAGTCTCTGAGCTTGCTATACAAGAAAGCCATCGCCTTTTCCAAATTGTCCTTTCGACGCCGCTTCTAATTTTTTTTGTCGAAGTTCCTGATAGAAGCCTATGCTACGCATCGCTTTCAATACTCTGTACCTACTAGTGTTGATTTGCCCCACTAAACCCCACTACCATGGCGAGCTTTCCGTCATCCCTCTCTTAACCCTTTCTATCAAACACCTGACTCTTCTTCCCCCTCATTATCACCTCCATTTAACTCCGTTCAACTATACCTCAGTCCACCAAGAATTTTTTTTCCAGGTACCGAATAGAGCATCGCATTCTCAAGATGTTGATCAAGTGAGAATACACTTTCCGCATACATTCGGTTGCAGCGGCTAACGGGAGATCTCCAACGTTCAGGGTCCGTACACTTACCGGAAAGGAGATTGAACTGGACATCGAGCCTGACTACAAGGTATTCAAACAAGGCAGACTCGCTACCCTGCGTAACCTCATTCGAAGGTGCTGATCTCTCTACGTAAGGTGTCTCGGATAAAGGAGCGggtcgaggagaaggagggaatTCCGCCCGTCCAGCAGCGGTTAATTTTCGGCGGGAAGCAGATGTACGTGTCAAGCTTTGAACACCTTTGATAGCATGCTTACCGTTTCTCCTTGCTCCGTAGGGCCGATGACAAGACCGCCCAAGACTACAACCTCGAAGGTGGAGCGACACTGCATCTCGTTCTTGCTCTCCGTGGCGGCTGCGCCGCCCTTCAGTAGAGTTCGTGCTGGTCAACCGAACAACTTATCTCCATGAAAGCGCAAGCGAACCGTGATTTCTCCGACCGTGGTAACAATGCCGAACTGGGCCACATATTAGAACGAGGCGTGAAACAAGTGTTGCAAGGTGGTTTGCGCTTGATATACCCAATCCGAAGACGAGCGTGTTTGTCCTGGACTAGTCTTTCTGGCGCTGGAGAGTAGGAAAACAGTGCCATGAAACCGGGGTCCTTAGTATGAAATGATAACACGGCGCCCGCAAGGGCGCACTCACCTTATGTGCCATGTGGAACATTGATAACAAATATTTTCAGTCTCCCATTCGACACGAGTAAGCCGACTGCACAGATACGTAAGAGTTTGTGGCCGTGACACGGATGTGATGAATGCAAGTATAGGCGTAAAGCATGTGGAATTTGATTTGAGGACCGCAACAGGGACAGCACCGAAACACGGCGTTTCCAACGCCGCCCGGCTCCAGAGACCCGAGACTATATATAACCGCACGAGAAAGCCATTAACCGTTAAGCCCATTGACACCAAAATGAACAAGTCACAAAGTTCGTAGCCAAAGACGTAAACCCCCATCAAACGCCGATTGCTAACGATGAGTACAAATATGTAAAAGTCAAGGAGAAAGTCAgttcaccttcttctttttcggTTGGATGAAAAGGTTACGAGCGGGTCGTTTTCGGATTGATGCTCGAGGTGGAGAAAGCCTTGACGGTTCGGAGTTGGTAGTCGCACCGAGTTGAGACTCGGATAAGGTAGGGGAAGCGCCCGACGAAGTTTTGGTCGATGCAGGTCTCGATGACTGTAGTGGGAGGGGGGTTCTAACGTGGCCCGAAGCGATTGCACGTAGTCTGGCTTCCCTCTCCTGTAATGATGAGCTAAGACCAGACGGACTGCTGTAACTTCTAGTACTTGGAGCATCTTGCGAGTTTGAGCGCCCAGGTGCTCGTAGTGGTGGTCGCCGAGCAATGGCCGGCTCAGCAGGTCGACGATGTTCCTCTATCAGGGAGCGCGGAGCCTGCCGCACCTGCGTCGCCCTGTTGTTAAGTTGCTTTGTAGGGACAGTCAGGGCGTTGTTTCGTCTTGTAGCCGAAAATatgttgcttttcttcggcgTGAAGCCTCCGAATGTACTAAACCGATGCCTAGCTGTTGTCCGGCTTCGCGGGACGCCGATGGTCCGTCGGTCGGCCACGAATTTGGTACTATGCTTCGCTCGTTCTGAATTTAAGCCATCGAGGGCCATTTTGAGtttctccgcatcctcatcgaCTCCCCTTTGTACCTCCTCTCGCAGTTCGCAATACAGGTCGTACCAGCAGTCCGGCTGCTCTGGTAACTGGTACTCCTCTAGATTGGGTATATCCCGCTTAAGAAACTCCAACCATAGCTCAGCATCATCGTTTATGAGATGTGGTGATTGTAGTTCGAGAGATCTCTGGGCTTGCGGTCAGAAACAGACACTAGGTAGTAAGTAGAGGCCAACTGACTAGCTTCTCTGGGCTCTCAATCTTCAGAAGGAAAGGACGGGCAAGCGCATAAGGAATGTTGCCAATATCATTGAGATCTAAGAAATGTGTGTGGTCAGTATAAAAGTGTCCATGTTTATTAAGCGTCCACTCACACTTCACGTTCCGAATCGCAGCTGCAATACAGAGCTGGCGTAAGGTCGGGGGCGACATTTTGGACAGCTTGAATGACAACCAAAGGGAGACCAAGAAAAGAGCATGAACGAGCTATAACATATCATACTAGCAACCTGTACGCACCGATCGCCCGCAAGTCGACAATAGAGACAGGGCAAGTGAATTGATATTCGAGCTACGGTTACCTTTATATGAGGCCGACGGCGGTGTCGGTCCAGCCTAAAGCGGATGACATCACATGATCCTCTATTTAGACGATCGAGGTTTATTATCTCAATTCACTTTTGTTCTCTTCTATAAATACAGTCATTCTAAAGCTTATCCACAATGTATCACTGACCAATCCAGCTACGAGCGCCCAATTGCCATGTAAATGAAGTTGGGGAACGGTATGTTTCCCTATACCAGCCTTTATCTTGACAAACAGCCTCTcaaaaaaaacaaaaaaaaaaaaaaaaacaaaaagaaataaaaagaaataaaaactGTGGCGGGTCTGACTTAACGCGCATACTCAATGAATAGAACGGTTGACTTGACAGTTTCTGACTTCAAATGCGATTATTCATTGCAGTATATTCTTCTGGAGGTGAAGATGGCGAAAGTCATGAAGGCATGATTTTAGGTTCTCAATTTAACTTAGGCGGGAAAGTGATTAAGGTCCTTGGCTTACACTAGCAACGATAATAGCAAAGCACTTGCGGGGTACTCACGCGGTTTAAATATGCAAGAATGCTTGGAATGCTATAGAGGGGTTCGTCAGGTAGGCCTACTTGTTAGCCACAGCCTTCTGTGTTACTACACTTTCGTTATCTGGTAGCTGAGCAAACCATTGTGGAGGTTTGATGCCAGTCTGATCGTGGATCGTGCTTAATAGCGGAGGCAGACCCTGCATTATATGTCGGATTGGACCCATCGCATCACCAGAACCGCTTGCACCATCTGTCTACACTGTTAGTGGGGTCCAATGGTGAAGAGCCTTGGCCACTTGCCTCCGGTATTCCATGTGGTGATCTTTGGTTGAAGGCCTTGGATGGCTTGACCGTTTGCCAGAGCCAGTCTCTCGTACATGCCAGTCTCAATCATCTTCCACTGAAGGAAGGCATCAGGGCCCCCGAGGACATCAATAAGGGCACCATAAGCCTTGGCCATTTCCATGactccttcagcttcacGTTTCTTCGTGTTGAACatggcatcatcatctttgcAGGAGCGGTAGACTGCACTTGTTCAATACAATTTCTAGCACAATAACATAGCACGGCAACGTACATCTTGCATCCGCCTCCATTTTCTCTTCATATAGTCTCCCCTCGGCGGCCTTGGTATTGGAGTAGTACAGCGCGTCTGCTTGTTCCTGAGCTGACTCTCGCTCTACCTTACTCTTTGTGACCTGCTTAGCCCTGAGGCGCTCGAGCTCTGTCTCTGCCCGTTTGGTCTCAACctgtttctgcagctctgcaTCTCTCGATTCAGTCTGGCGCTTTGCAATGATCTTACCCATCTCCACTTGGGAGTCAAGCTCTGTCTGACGGTTCAAAAGCTCCGAGTCGGCCTTAGCCTTTTCGGCCTTGCGTTTCGTCTCTAGGACCGCAGTCTCTGCATCAATCTTCGATATTTCTTGTTTTGTTCGTCccttcttttcagcctcGCCGATCTCACCTCTCATGCGGGCCTCTGCAACGTCGATCTTCGCTTGGTTCAAGGCTCCCTCTTGGGCTTTTCGGCTTAGGAAAGCAAAATACTCGCTGCCCTTGGTATCTTGGAGTTCTTTAACGTTGGCATTGTATCTAGAATATGGTCAGCTGAAGCCTGAATGAGAAGCAAAACCGAATGTACATTTTCAGTCCGAATTGTTCAAGCTCATTCTGGACATTGCTGATGACCTTTGACTTAAAGATCTGGCGCTCCTTGAAGATCTCCTCCATAGTCATACTCGAAACAATGACCCGGGTTTCACCCTCGATGATACCCTTAACGATATCTTGGACATGATTTCTTGTAGTTGGCGTATTTAGGTCTTctgttgctgcagctggtcTAGTGGATGGTTGATGTCCAGTTTTCCCACTAAGCAAGAGCGCGTATTTCTTGAGGGACGACAGCTTGTCCTCTGGGCCAATGGTGAATACGGCAGGAAGTGAAAATTGAAGCTTTTCAATTGTCATAGCTTGAAGGCTGAGGGAAAAATCGAATGGCATGACTGAGATCCTTGCGCACTGCAGTTGGTCAACACTTTCTGATCGAACTGCATATTTGTTGACTGTACCCGCTGCCACGGCCACACCCAGGCCTTCTTGCAGATCTCAATGTCTGCAATACCGGCTCCTGTGAGCACGAGGTACTCGCTTGGTTCGGCAATGCAATACCTACAGTGTTCTCGTTTCAGAGCAAATACTTGACTGTATACAGAAAAGCTAGCACGTACCTCATTTTGACGGTGAAACATGGAATATATATTCCGACTTCGTCAAATAAAAAGGCGGGAGAAATAAGACTGAAAAGCAGTCATGATTACAATGGGAGCACGGCCCTTTTTGTAGGCAAAATGTGCTATAGAAGATAGTGATTACGATTAGACACCCTCTTTGCCATTCGTCAAGCGTAGTGCCCCGATGTCCACGCCCGGTTGTGGAAGGCGTACGGCATGGAAGGTTTGACAGCTGCATGCTCCACGTCATGCCCACACAGCTGCCTTTCCCAAATGTTGCCAAATAAACGAGCCTGTAAGGCTGCTACAGAGTCTAAGGACTGAGCAGGGCAATTTGCAGCGAGGAATGCGTCGTTGTTACTGGCTGAGAGTGACGCCCCGGCGGATgattgcggagaagatgagcCTCATCGTATTAAGGCATGATAATCCTCTAACAAATTTAAAAATGCCCAGTAATATGTAAGAGACAATGAACGAAGCTGCCTCATAACAGCGAGGCTGAAAATGCCGGCGTCAACTCGACATCGGCAAATATACGCAGCCTTGCGATGTCCCCGTATAGCTATCTACCTCTCGGGCTAAACAGCCCGACGGAGGGCCGCCGGAGTAATTGTCTGGTCGATGTGACAGAGTAGCGAAACCCATCTAATGCTTTTATACGTTTTTGGGGGTTGATAGACTGAGGTCAAGGAGCGGTGTTAGACTGTTGTAGTTCTTCAACCATTTTCCAATCAGAATGCTGAATGGAAAGGTCTAAGTGGACCAGCGTGTGGTTTTGTCAGATAAGCAGAGCAAACAGCACAAACAGATCGTTCACGGCATACCAGCATCATTATGGAGGGGCAGAAGTTGGATGAGCATCGCTACGCTGTTGACCTCTCATACGCTGATGAAGTAAGACAAACGACGCAATTGAAAACAGTACAACATAGGTAAGTCATGGATCACTTATTTCTTCGAGATTCTGAGCCACATCCCTCGAAGTTACACCTCAAGGAAGCTACATAGCTTTTCACTATGCTCCCCGCGACAACCGTACTCAAACATTGACCAGGTCTGGTCGGCGGGACCTGCTTTACCTATTACAAGACGATGATATACTTATACATAATCAGGCATAAAACATCATAATCGTTATCATCATGGCCCCACGTTCTCAGCTAGAAATCGCCACAAGTGCAGTTCAGCGCCTGGTTAAAGAAGAGGCGTCGT
It contains:
- a CDS encoding UDP-glucose:hexose-1-phosphate uridylyltransferase (transcript_id=CADANIAT00006828), with translation MVESVLDDISHRRYNPLRGAYVLVSPHRTKRPWQGAQETPSKTTLPDYDATCYLCPGNKRAQGDHNPKYEKTFIFVNDYSAVKEEQAPYHPEAGTETESFFLRADPVTGKCYVLTFSAAHNLTLADLSPVEIVPVINAWTDVYIAHLSPSSPLAAAASKLTISSGSPAASLAKPNEQYRYMQIFENKGAAMGCSNPHPHGQIWTTSSLPEELAAELEQMKKYRREHNGGHMLADYAALESKKQERVVFENDAFLVVCPWWAIWPFETMIISKTHKRALVDLDDNEKAQLAEAIAEVTRRYDNLFETHFPYSMGIHQAPLEGSEEEIEASYLHLHFYPPLLRSATVRKFLVGYELMAEPQRDITPEQAAARLRGCGGELYRKKLDS
- a CDS encoding 60S ribosomal protein eL42 (transcript_id=CADANIAT00006829), which encodes MVNVPKTRKTYCKGKECHKHTQHKVTQYKAGKASLFAQGKRRYDRKQSGYGGQTKPVFHKKAKTTKKVVLRLECTQCKTKKQLALKRCKHFELGGDKKTKGAALVF
- a CDS encoding uncharacterized protein (transcript_id=CADANIAT00006831) gives rise to the protein MQCRSTFEVVVLGGLVIGPTEQGETSGSMSSSISFPTTGDSVKKTGLMCVRFSAMATASSVVSQQATNPFTQLLLDCQNDPNMIQARYETHRTNRNAQFKEKLLHEDFPGWQVDEILRKLVAQSKAQNEDAVPAPDPASTKAPVNFADHRHNLNLYARPPKHIKELVAEIQQEIHDIAPSIWFTPPESLHITLLEIVNSRTQEEVDALAGRLLQDGTALKLVNYAYDNNYCVRLIKPIISYDASAMALSFVPVTSEATAADKQQPEDAYTYHHLRRDLAATVLESGVGLAARYIVPSAHITIARFVTQDGFLLDGRKVDRNSVAELVQRIERINAILRKEYWPQEGGEGSTRAKGEWVVGQEQGLEFNKGTSWYGGGDKVLVGGCLGLQ
- a CDS encoding NEDD8 family protein RUB1 (transcript_id=CADANIAT00006830) codes for the protein MLIKVRTLTGKEIELDIEPDYKVSRIKERVEEKEGIPPVQQRLIFGGKQMADDKTAQDYNLEGGATLHLVLALRGGCAALQ
- a CDS encoding elongin A domain-containing protein (transcript_id=CADANIAT00006832), producing the protein MSPPTLRQLCIAAAIRNVKYLNDIGNIPYALARPFLLKIESPEKLRSLELQSPHLINDDAELWLEFLKRDIPNLEEYQLPEQPDCWYDLYCELREEVQRGVDEDAEKLKMALDGLNSERAKHSTKFVADRRTIGVPRSRTTARHRFSTFGGFTPKKSNIFSATRRNNALTVPTKQLNNRATQVRQAPRSLIEEHRRPAEPAIARRPPLRAPGRSNSQDAPSTRSYSSPSGLSSSLQEREARLRAIASGHVRTPLPLQSSRPASTKTSSGASPTLSESQLGATTNSEPSRLSPPRASIRKRPARNLFIQPKKKKVN
- a CDS encoding protein floA (transcript_id=CADANIAT00006833); translation: MRYCIAEPSEYLVLTGAGIADIEICKKAWVWPWQRCARISVMPFDFSLSLQAMTIEKLQFSLPAVFTIGPEDKLSSLKKYALLLSGKTGHQPSTRPAAATEDLNTPTTRNHVQDIVKGIIEGETRVIVSSMTMEEIFKERQIFKSKVISNVQNELEQFGLKIYNANVKELQDTKGSEYFAFLSRKAQEGALNQAKIDVAEARMRGEIGEAEKKGRTKQEISKIDAETAVLETKRKAEKAKADSELLNRQTELDSQVEMGKIIAKRQTESRDAELQKQVETKRAETELERLRAKQVTKSKVERESAQEQADALYYSNTKAAEGRLYEEKMEADARFYRSCKDDDAMFNTKKREAEGVMEMAKAYGALIDVLGGPDAFLQWKMIETGMYERLALANGQAIQGLQPKITTWNTGGKWPRLFTIGPH